One window of Candidatus Desulfatibia profunda genomic DNA carries:
- a CDS encoding glycosyltransferase, whose product MKILLAHVVHSPSVNLWYQEIAASAGDDLEVSCFCMTIDPPSPRLAWKELDQRWRAREKKLMALYSRLQQAADSCDVLLLYNGVNLHPEFLPYLSTFNVYSCFDDPESSENLSAPVAAAFDAVFYGNIAARFQYESWGCKRLAWLPVFTAPSDVPSQNEEHKISYKERNVDISLVCARNSQRKARLDRLVAAFPHAKCYGSGWNAGRIDDVTLKQIYEETKIGWNIHNSTGPINRRMFALSGFGILQICDNKTGLAHIFELGKEIVGFNTIPEAIELTRYYLAHADEGQEIAINGWHRFWKDYHAGAIWQRIGNQLSLWMDEGNVARDEKRRPFPAKTPAALVAPISNLARGAAGKFVMKGQMFVEAWRKSKPCATSAFDDRVYIEEKVRPYQENPEMKGVNMAKERLATGQPFEWPNMLALNWAATSLIRDAKSIVEIGSGTGPFAHFAAVDRSRTIHCFEEDDFARSWAEEHRSYPNVTYFKHFEGHIVKKYDLLISLDVFEHVDNMREFLSFCSSLAPIAIYSTPNREVVRPSGDKGPPAYMPHVREFSPGELYWILRQYYREVSLYHMPNVYVPWIEPMTILTKGTPIIAECRGPLE is encoded by the coding sequence ATGAAAATTTTACTTGCCCATGTGGTACATTCTCCAAGTGTTAATTTATGGTATCAGGAAATTGCAGCTTCTGCCGGAGATGATTTGGAAGTCTCCTGCTTCTGCATGACTATTGATCCGCCAAGTCCCAGGCTTGCCTGGAAAGAATTAGATCAACGGTGGAGAGCCAGGGAAAAAAAACTGATGGCTCTGTATAGCCGGTTGCAGCAGGCGGCCGACAGTTGCGATGTGCTTTTGCTTTATAACGGTGTAAACTTGCATCCCGAATTTCTGCCGTATTTATCTACATTTAACGTATACTCTTGCTTTGATGATCCAGAAAGCAGCGAAAACCTGAGTGCGCCTGTAGCTGCTGCTTTTGACGCAGTATTCTACGGGAATATAGCCGCACGTTTCCAATATGAGAGTTGGGGTTGCAAAAGACTGGCTTGGTTGCCTGTTTTTACAGCGCCTTCCGATGTCCCTTCACAGAATGAGGAACATAAAATATCGTATAAAGAACGTAATGTTGACATTTCTCTTGTTTGCGCTAGGAATTCCCAAAGGAAAGCGCGACTTGATCGGCTGGTCGCTGCATTTCCACATGCCAAGTGTTACGGCAGTGGTTGGAATGCGGGACGGATCGATGATGTTACATTAAAACAAATATACGAAGAAACCAAGATCGGCTGGAATATTCATAACTCGACCGGTCCAATCAACAGAAGGATGTTCGCTCTTTCAGGTTTCGGAATTCTTCAGATATGTGACAATAAAACCGGATTGGCGCATATTTTTGAATTGGGAAAGGAGATCGTGGGATTCAATACCATTCCGGAAGCCATCGAATTGACCCGCTATTATTTGGCGCATGCCGATGAAGGCCAGGAGATCGCTATAAACGGATGGCATCGGTTTTGGAAGGATTATCATGCCGGGGCGATATGGCAGAGAATCGGCAATCAGCTTTCTCTCTGGATGGATGAGGGCAATGTTGCAAGGGATGAAAAACGGCGACCTTTTCCGGCCAAGACCCCTGCAGCCCTTGTTGCGCCTATCTCTAACTTGGCAAGGGGAGCTGCTGGCAAATTTGTCATGAAAGGACAAATGTTTGTGGAAGCTTGGCGAAAGAGTAAACCTTGCGCAACTTCGGCGTTTGACGATCGGGTATATATAGAAGAAAAGGTTCGACCATATCAGGAAAACCCAGAAATGAAAGGGGTCAATATGGCAAAGGAGAGGCTTGCCACTGGTCAGCCATTCGAGTGGCCTAACATGCTGGCCCTAAACTGGGCTGCTACCTCATTAATCCGGGATGCTAAAAGTATTGTCGAGATTGGTTCAGGTACAGGTCCATTTGCTCATTTTGCAGCAGTTGACCGTAGCAGGACAATTCATTGTTTTGAGGAAGACGATTTTGCGAGATCCTGGGCAGAAGAACACCGTTCGTATCCGAACGTGACATATTTCAAGCACTTTGAGGGGCACATTGTCAAAAAATATGATTTGCTTATATCCTTAGATGTTTTTGAACATGTGGACAATATGAGAGAATTTCTTAGTTTTTGTAGCAGTTTGGCGCCTATTGCTATTTACAGTACACCCAATCGAGAGGTCGTGCGGCCTTCCGGCGACAAGGGGCCACCTGCATATATGCCACACGTTCGTGAGTTTAGCCCGGGAGAGTTATACTGGATTTTAAGGCAGTATTACCGGGAAGTATCGCTTTATCATATGCCGAATGTATACGTGCCGTGGATCGAGCCAATGACAATTCTAACGAAGGGTACACCGATCATTGCCGAATGTCGTGGGCCGTTAGAATAA
- a CDS encoding class I SAM-dependent methyltransferase, giving the protein MVIINNIRKILNKIANNDDFPNLQHSVIELNNFQELKKVFDWKEDPILDRPDIYDFDYIEDVNERRIRDAESLATVMRNVNPKVALEIGTASGKATVLMSVNAPDSRIYTVNIPPEEIASGEGGKLTTVALEREKIGIAYRQRNLTNITQIFANTAKWEPDIGTIDVAFIDGCHDSNFVYHDTREILKHMKAGSLILWHDFNPGLVKKYHWIHSVCLGVERLCRDGLINGRILHLRDSWVGAYRVPEN; this is encoded by the coding sequence ATGGTAATAATAAATAATATAAGAAAAATCCTAAATAAAATTGCCAATAATGATGATTTTCCAAACCTCCAGCACTCTGTCATCGAGTTAAACAATTTCCAAGAGCTCAAAAAAGTCTTCGATTGGAAAGAAGATCCTATTCTGGATAGGCCTGATATCTATGACTTCGACTATATTGAAGATGTCAATGAGCGCCGTATTCGCGATGCTGAAAGCCTTGCGACTGTAATGCGCAACGTGAATCCAAAAGTTGCATTGGAGATAGGGACAGCAAGTGGTAAGGCGACGGTTTTGATGTCTGTAAATGCGCCAGATTCGAGAATCTATACTGTCAATATCCCGCCGGAAGAAATAGCTTCGGGTGAAGGGGGGAAGCTCACAACTGTAGCTCTTGAGAGGGAAAAGATTGGCATAGCATACCGTCAGAGGAACCTTACAAATATAACCCAAATCTTTGCCAATACCGCAAAATGGGAGCCCGATATCGGGACTATAGATGTTGCCTTTATTGACGGCTGCCATGACAGTAATTTTGTATATCATGATACTCGTGAAATCCTAAAGCATATGAAGGCTGGATCCTTAATCCTGTGGCATGACTTTAACCCAGGGCTGGTTAAAAAATATCACTGGATTCACTCTGTATGCCTTGGGGTGGAAAGGCTCTGTCGGGATGGATTGATAAATGGAAGAATCCTACATCTCCGTGACTCTTGGGTTGGGGCATACAGGGTGCCAGAAAACTGA